In Massilibacterium senegalense, a genomic segment contains:
- the rpsM gene encoding 30S ribosomal protein S13, with amino-acid sequence MARIAGVDIPRDKRVVISLTYIYGIGRPTSQEILAKAGVSEDTRVRDLTEEELNKIREIIDAYKVEGDLRREISLNVKRLMEIGSYRGIRHRRGLPVRGQNTKNNARTRKGPRRTIANKKK; translated from the coding sequence ATGGCTCGTATTGCAGGTGTAGACATTCCACGTGATAAACGTGTAGTGATTTCTTTAACATACATTTATGGAATCGGACGTCCGACTTCACAAGAAATTTTAGCGAAAGCTGGCGTTTCTGAGGACACTCGCGTTCGTGACTTAACAGAAGAAGAATTAAACAAAATTCGTGAAATTATTGACGCATACAAAGTAGAAGGTGACTTACGTCGTGAAATTTCTTTAAACGTCAAACGTTTAATGGAAATTGGAAGTTACCGTGGTATCCGCCACCGTCGTGGTTTACCAGTTCGTGGTCAAAATACGAAAAACAATGCTCGCACACGTAAAGGTCCTCGTCGTACTATTGCGAACAAGAAAAAATAA
- the rpmJ gene encoding 50S ribosomal protein L36, protein MKVKPSVKPICEKCKVIRRKGKVMIICENPKHKQRQG, encoded by the coding sequence ATGAAGGTTAAACCATCGGTTAAACCGATTTGTGAAAAATGTAAAGTAATTCGTCGTAAAGGAAAAGTAATGATCATTTGCGAAAATCCTAAGCATAAACAAAGACAAGGCTAA
- the infA gene encoding translation initiation factor IF-1 encodes MAKEDVIELEGTVIDTLPNAMFKVELENGHVVLAHVSGKIRMHFIRILPGDKVTVELSPYDLSRGRITYRYK; translated from the coding sequence TTGGCGAAAGAAGATGTAATTGAACTAGAGGGCACCGTCATTGACACTTTACCAAATGCAATGTTTAAAGTAGAGCTAGAAAATGGCCACGTCGTTTTAGCTCATGTATCAGGTAAAATTCGCATGCACTTTATTCGCATTTTACCTGGCGATAAAGTAACTGTAGAATTGTCTCCGTATGACTTATCACGCGGTCGTATTACGTATCGCTATAAATAA